A window from Erythrobacter sp. YJ-T3-07 encodes these proteins:
- a CDS encoding M23 family metallopeptidase, with protein sequence MGTVDRIVTILVTATITSMVWIVAGGSLIEMSSADSQKDKARPGASASEAARPLTQETVAAAGRAAGASQASTADRARNVASNDRATATRPQMRQLSQMVIPVLNVRPDELSDSFLAERDGGERFHEAIDIMAPKGTSVIAAAPGTIERIYQSETGGNSLYVRSPDRETIFYYAHLDQYAPGLKEGQKVRRGQRLGTVGTTGNAAPDAPHLHFAIMRTTDDAEWWEPTNAINPYPYLSRVER encoded by the coding sequence ATGGGCACCGTCGATCGCATCGTCACCATCCTCGTCACCGCGACGATCACCTCGATGGTGTGGATCGTGGCGGGCGGCAGTCTGATCGAAATGTCCAGTGCGGACAGTCAGAAAGACAAGGCCCGCCCGGGTGCCTCGGCAAGCGAGGCCGCGCGGCCGCTGACGCAGGAAACCGTGGCTGCCGCCGGGCGCGCGGCCGGCGCATCCCAGGCCTCCACAGCCGATCGCGCGCGCAATGTCGCTTCGAACGATCGCGCCACCGCAACCCGCCCGCAGATGCGACAATTGTCTCAGATGGTTATCCCTGTGCTCAACGTGCGGCCGGACGAGCTGTCCGACAGCTTCCTGGCCGAGCGTGACGGCGGAGAGCGGTTTCACGAGGCGATCGACATCATGGCGCCCAAGGGCACCTCGGTCATCGCCGCCGCGCCGGGCACGATCGAGCGGATCTATCAGTCCGAAACCGGCGGCAATTCGCTCTACGTGCGCTCGCCCGACCGCGAGACGATCTTTTACTACGCGCATCTCGACCAGTATGCGCCGGGGCTGAAGGAAGGGCAGAAGGTCCGTCGGGGCCAGCGACTCGGCACGGTGGGGACGACCGGCAATGCCGCACCCGATGCTCCGCACCTGCACTTCGCGATCATGCGCACCACCGACGATGCCGAATGGTGGGAGCCGACCAACGCGATCAACCCGTATCCCTACCTCTCGCGCGTGGAGCGCTGA
- the efp gene encoding elongation factor P, with amino-acid sequence MKISGVDIRPGNIIEYEGGIWKVAKIQHTQPGKGGAYMQVEMKNLQDGRKTNVRFRSADTVEKVRLDTKDYQFLYEDGDQLVFMDTDTYEQINLPSDLLGDARAFLQDGMTVTLELWEEKPISVALPEQVEAQIVEADAVVKGQTASSSYKPAILDNGVRIMVPPHIESGTRIIVDVYEQTYVGKAG; translated from the coding sequence ATGAAGATCAGCGGCGTCGATATTCGTCCCGGCAATATCATCGAATATGAAGGCGGCATCTGGAAGGTCGCCAAGATCCAGCACACCCAGCCCGGCAAGGGCGGGGCCTACATGCAGGTCGAGATGAAGAACCTGCAGGATGGCCGCAAGACCAACGTGCGCTTTCGCAGTGCCGACACGGTCGAGAAGGTCCGCCTCGACACCAAGGACTATCAGTTCCTGTACGAGGATGGCGACCAGCTGGTGTTCATGGACACCGACACCTACGAACAGATCAACCTGCCGAGCGACCTGCTCGGCGATGCGCGCGCGTTCCTTCAGGACGGGATGACGGTGACGCTGGAACTGTGGGAAGAAAAGCCGATCTCGGTCGCGCTGCCGGAACAGGTCGAGGCGCAGATCGTCGAGGCCGACGCGGTGGTGAAGGGGCAGACCGCCTCGTCCAGCTACAAGCCCGCGATCCTCGACAATGGCGTGCGCATCATGGTCCCGCCGCATATCGAAAGCGGCACGCGGATCATCGTCGATGTGTACGAACAGACTTATGTCGGAAAGGCCGGCTGA
- a CDS encoding inositol monophosphatase family protein: MAAITGLIRVMERAARRAGNRLRRDFGEIEHLQVSRKGPADFVSKADMRAERSLYDDLLQARPNWGFLLEEAGEIKGEDGQPRWVIDPLDGTSNFLHGIPHFAISIAVQERKLDGSGWGDVTAAVVYQPITDETFWAEKTRGAWLHDGRLRVSSRARLNEALIATGMPFQGHGNIAEWSRIYGALGPEVAGIRRFGAASLDLAWVAAGRFDGFWESDLQPWDTAAGCLLVREAGGFVTDYRGRSQPVHHEQVLAGNDGLHSKMHKVVAGALRKTGD, from the coding sequence ATGGCAGCAATCACCGGCCTGATCCGCGTTATGGAACGCGCCGCGCGCCGCGCGGGCAACCGCCTGCGGCGCGACTTCGGCGAAATCGAACACCTCCAGGTCAGCCGCAAGGGCCCGGCCGACTTCGTCAGCAAGGCGGATATGCGGGCCGAACGCTCGCTGTACGACGACCTGTTGCAGGCGCGCCCCAACTGGGGTTTCCTGCTGGAAGAAGCGGGCGAGATCAAAGGCGAGGATGGCCAGCCGCGCTGGGTGATCGATCCGCTGGATGGCACGAGCAACTTCCTCCACGGCATCCCGCATTTCGCGATCTCGATCGCGGTGCAGGAGCGCAAGCTGGATGGATCGGGCTGGGGCGATGTGACCGCGGCAGTGGTCTATCAGCCGATCACCGACGAAACCTTCTGGGCGGAAAAGACGCGCGGCGCATGGCTGCACGACGGGCGTCTGCGGGTCTCCTCGCGCGCTCGCTTGAACGAGGCGCTGATCGCGACCGGCATGCCGTTCCAGGGCCACGGCAATATTGCCGAATGGAGCCGGATCTACGGCGCGCTCGGCCCCGAAGTCGCAGGGATTCGCCGTTTCGGTGCCGCCTCGCTCGACCTCGCATGGGTTGCCGCAGGACGCTTCGACGGGTTCTGGGAAAGCGACCTGCAACCGTGGGACACCGCCGCAGGCTGCCTGCTGGTGCGCGAAGCGGGCGGATTCGTCACCGATTATCGCGGGCGCAGCCAGCCGGTCCATCACGAACAGGTGCTGGCGGGCAATGACGGCCTGCATTCCAAGATGCACAAGGTCGTCGCTGGCGCGCTGCGAAAAACGGGCGACTGA
- a CDS encoding bifunctional diguanylate cyclase/phosphodiesterase, protein MLGSRTFLSRSARIEGLIIFGFFGALLTISIVVEGFERLVRFSESHESWELDEILTTLMAMSLAFAIYAVRRMIELRREFRRRIAAEKEASALAFHDPLTGLPNRRKAYQVIGAAIRDAATRPFALAVIDLDRFKAINDQYGHIAGDEVLLAAAENLRGHVREGDLVARLGGDEFVVLLNDFESSESLLHRAEEIVEAFGEPITLPSADNSIVTVGASVGVTLVNQSGMGIDQIITQADAAMYRAKASAKQSYCFFELGMDKAIEQRARTERALREAIAADAIEPFFQPLIDLSTGKVLGYEALARWPQEDGTARSPDEFIPIAEECGIIGDLYFSLLAKAAREAREWDEGTTLSINLSPLQFDDPGLVERTLQTLQRAGLPPSRLEVEITESALVSELETARTVIASFKSQGIQVSLDDFGTGYSSLRHLSELAFDKLKIDRSFIADIATNADSQTIVQAVTSMAHHLGLKVTVEGIEDDASEKSVRDFGCDIGQGFLYGRPSPGTAALRTEAEENACGRDIGEAA, encoded by the coding sequence ATGCTCGGTTCGAGGACATTCCTGAGCCGCTCGGCGCGGATCGAAGGTTTGATCATCTTCGGGTTTTTCGGTGCGCTGCTGACGATCTCGATTGTGGTCGAGGGCTTCGAACGTCTGGTCCGTTTCTCGGAGTCCCACGAATCGTGGGAACTCGACGAGATCCTGACCACGCTGATGGCCATGTCGCTGGCTTTCGCGATCTATGCGGTGCGCCGGATGATCGAACTGCGGCGGGAATTCAGGCGACGCATCGCCGCGGAGAAGGAGGCGAGCGCGCTCGCTTTCCATGATCCGCTGACGGGGCTGCCCAACCGCCGCAAGGCGTACCAGGTGATCGGTGCGGCTATCCGCGACGCGGCGACGCGGCCTTTCGCGCTCGCGGTGATCGATCTCGACCGGTTCAAGGCGATCAACGATCAGTACGGGCATATCGCGGGGGACGAAGTCCTGCTGGCGGCTGCCGAGAACCTGCGTGGGCATGTGCGCGAAGGCGATCTCGTCGCGCGGCTCGGCGGGGATGAGTTCGTCGTTTTGCTCAACGATTTCGAGTCCAGCGAATCCCTTCTCCACCGTGCCGAGGAAATCGTCGAAGCGTTCGGCGAGCCGATTACCCTGCCATCCGCCGACAACAGCATCGTCACCGTCGGCGCCAGCGTGGGCGTGACGCTGGTAAATCAGTCAGGAATGGGGATCGACCAGATCATCACCCAGGCCGATGCCGCAATGTACCGCGCCAAGGCATCCGCCAAACAGTCGTACTGCTTCTTCGAACTGGGCATGGACAAGGCGATCGAACAGCGCGCGCGGACCGAGCGGGCCTTGCGCGAGGCGATCGCCGCCGATGCGATCGAACCCTTCTTCCAGCCGCTGATCGATCTTTCGACCGGAAAGGTTCTTGGCTACGAGGCGCTTGCCCGCTGGCCGCAGGAAGATGGAACCGCCCGCAGCCCGGACGAATTCATTCCGATCGCCGAAGAATGCGGCATTATCGGCGATCTCTATTTCTCGCTCCTGGCCAAGGCCGCGCGCGAGGCACGTGAGTGGGACGAGGGGACGACCCTCTCCATCAATCTCTCTCCCCTGCAATTCGACGACCCCGGGCTGGTTGAGCGCACCTTGCAGACGCTCCAGCGCGCCGGCCTTCCGCCCTCGCGTCTGGAGGTCGAGATCACCGAAAGCGCGCTGGTGTCCGAACTCGAAACCGCCCGCACGGTCATCGCGAGCTTCAAGAGCCAGGGCATCCAGGTCTCGCTCGACGATTTCGGCACCGGCTATTCGTCGCTGCGGCATCTGAGCGAACTGGCCTTCGACAAGCTGAAGATCGACCGGTCCTTCATCGCCGATATCGCGACCAATGCCGATAGCCAGACAATCGTGCAGGCCGTGACGTCGATGGCGCACCACCTTGGCCTGAAGGTGACCGTGGAAGGCATCGAAGATGATGCCAGCGAGAAGAGCGTGCGCGATTTCGGGTGCGACATCGGCCAGGGGTTCCTTTATGGCAGGCCATCACCTGGCACCGCAGCCCTACGGACCGAAGCCGAAGAGAATGCCTGCGGCCGGGATATCGGGGAAGCTGCGTGA